A genomic segment from Pecten maximus unplaced genomic scaffold, xPecMax1.1, whole genome shotgun sequence encodes:
- the LOC117321082 gene encoding uncharacterized protein LOC117321082 isoform X1: protein MIFEHKEARSGKECPLLIKTSFAVDLKAYVAKEGFGRGSKLVFTTDPALQTMSKCVKHMAHNPRTADRYYDRSRQEDARVDVWSKINSIYQDGNQPAPDIGPQSPACPAPSDNDSDVIGVSISQPSPVKKPRR from the exons ATG atCTTCGAACATAAGGAAGCTCGGTCGGGGAAGGAATGCCCGTTGCTGATAAAGACGTCCTTCGCGGTAGACCTCAAGGCATACGTGGCCAAGGAGGGCTTTGGTCGGGGGTCGAAGCTGGTCTTTACCACCGaccctgccctgcag ACCATGTCAAAATGTGTCAAGCACATGGCCCATAACCCACGGACTGCGGATAGGTACTATGACCGCTCTCGGCAGGAGGACGCCAGAGTCGATGTCTGGAGCAAAATCAACAGTATctatcag GATGGCAATCAGCCAGCTCCAGACATCGGTCCGCAGTCCCCTGCTTGTCCAGCACCCTCTGATAACGACAGCGACGTGATCGGCGTAAGTATTTCACAA CCTTCACCAGTAAAGAAGCCCAGGAGGTAG
- the LOC117321082 gene encoding uncharacterized protein LOC117321082 isoform X2, whose translation MIFEHKEARSGKECPLLIKTSFAVDLKAYVAKEGFGRGSKLVFTTDPALQTMSKCVKHMAHNPRTADRYYDRSRQEDARVDVWSKINSIYQDGNQPAPDIGPQSPACPAPSDNDSDVIGPSPVKKPRR comes from the exons ATG atCTTCGAACATAAGGAAGCTCGGTCGGGGAAGGAATGCCCGTTGCTGATAAAGACGTCCTTCGCGGTAGACCTCAAGGCATACGTGGCCAAGGAGGGCTTTGGTCGGGGGTCGAAGCTGGTCTTTACCACCGaccctgccctgcag ACCATGTCAAAATGTGTCAAGCACATGGCCCATAACCCACGGACTGCGGATAGGTACTATGACCGCTCTCGGCAGGAGGACGCCAGAGTCGATGTCTGGAGCAAAATCAACAGTATctatcag GATGGCAATCAGCCAGCTCCAGACATCGGTCCGCAGTCCCCTGCTTGTCCAGCACCCTCTGATAACGACAGCGACGTGATCGGC CCTTCACCAGTAAAGAAGCCCAGGAGGTAG